One region of Pan paniscus chromosome 5, NHGRI_mPanPan1-v2.0_pri, whole genome shotgun sequence genomic DNA includes:
- the MRAP2 gene encoding melanocortin-2 receptor accessory protein 2 isoform X3, whose product MNSFVSDFGRPLEPDKVFSRQGNEESRSLFHCYINEVERLDRAKACHQTTALDSDVQLQEAIRSSGQPEEELNRLMKFDIPNFVNTDQNSFGEDDLLISEPPIVLETKPLSQTSHKDLD is encoded by the coding sequence ATGAACAGCTTTGTGTCAGACTTTGGAAGACCTCTGGAGCCAGATAAAGTATTTTCTCGCCAAGGCAATGAGGAGTCCAGGTCTCTCTTTCACTGCTACATCAATGAGGTGGAACGCTTGGACAGAGCCAAAGCTTGTCACCAGACCACAGCCCTTGACAGTGATGTCCAACTCCAGGAAGCCATCAGAAGCAGTGGGCAGCCAGAGGAGGAGCTGAACAGGCTCATGAAGTTTGACATCCCCAACTTTGTGAACACAGACCAGAACTCCTTTGGGGAGGATGATCTTCTGATTTCTGAACCACCTATTGTTCTGGAAACTAAGCCACTTTCCCAGACCTCACATAAAGACCTGGATTGA